In Eupeodes corollae chromosome 3, idEupCoro1.1, whole genome shotgun sequence, a single genomic region encodes these proteins:
- the LOC129948959 gene encoding rho GTPase-activating protein gacF-like — MDSFDISSDSEEGLLDEIVVTGNNHSCYKHPFNLHHHPHQQQHQYQHHHQHHRHQNQNQQQQQHQHQQHEPHSQYDPLTFPSPHFCEHNLNSDDNSSSINETSSASTTNTAAASSTSAGVCINGEPAHCNPSADGSSSSEASTATTSRGGSGNGAGAAGAGDNCYDDAVELSTSGQVTLGTATTSFNHQLTADMCSYKNSKSRRLEYSLKCLKYGRSNPSQDSAFGSLTDGDLSIGSSSFRLSSFQSITSPIDEGVEDIIIATTTAGSETCLELATVSTNGQSNDSAISTPCREGSPNFLAIEENSFTTSTTGSNNHNRPQQFPVTLSPKIQITTSASTSNLQFDPPKILVNDQNSIYTTSPSKRSGTIEVFSQKYRVCSFEDMSPNRKQSKYHLKNANRLAFRSLEEEQRIDSAFIPIQNRTNSENRVNINNSEKYKKLTHTSFSRISKTTSSVTVAVEPPPNSTNAASNSQPRDSRHTLWRDSKFYRKNRIAKSNDSLLESPNHSPSPCRLSPSSLRDNHYEASSPLSSSSSSSFTRHGGLNRGSSVNEISQNCNGSSPHRRYCSSKSEDLGDLDMPTTIDGRKSHSERHLFGLSKLRQTAINTTIGGGSTGNGHSIGGECFSEDETFHQDDNKSLKSLSTCSINRVTLTTTTTTTRTKKKTTSMAVLPSSAGPTITCNVRNSVFKSLDHALNYIDSNGDDDDVSSSTEESPSRRHYSDIARIFGSTTTSRATDDPHSSSCSEEKTPLLDSVEMSPISPTEPDLNM, encoded by the coding sequence ATGGATTCATTTGATATATCAAGCGATTCGGAGGAAGGCCTGTTGGACGAGATTGTGGTTACGGGCAATAACCACAGTTGTTATAAGCATCCCTTCAATCTACATCATCACCCCCATCAGCAACAACACCAATATCAGCATCACCACCAGCACCATCGccatcagaatcagaatcagcagcagcagcaacatcagcatcagcagcacGAGCCGCACTCCCAATATGATCCACTTACTTTCCCATCACCGCATTTTTGTGAACATAACCTCAACTCGGATGACAATAGTAGCTCAATCAATGAAACCTCCTCGGCCTCCACCACCAATACAGCCGCCGCCTCCTCCACCTCCGCTGGGGTGTGTATCAATGGAGAACCGGCACATTGTAACCCAAGTGCAGACGGAAGTAGTTCAAGTGAGGCTTCCACAGCAACCACATCCCGTGGTGGTAGCGGTAACGGTGCGGGCGCGGCTGGGGCAGGAGACAACTGTTATGATGATGCAGTCGAGTTATCGACATCAGGTCAAGTTACTCTTGGCACTGCCACTACCTCATTCAATCACCAGCTTACCGCTGACATGTGCAGTTATAAGAATTCGAAAAGTCGTCGCCTCGAGTACTCGTTGAAGTGTTTGAAATACGGACGCAGCAATCCCTCACAAGACTCTGCTTTTGGGTCACTGACTGATGGTGACCTCTCCATCGGTTCGTCAAGTTTTCGCCTCAGCAGTTTCCAGTCCATCACATCACCTATCGATGAGGGAGTCGAGGATATTATCATTGCAACCACCACAGCTGGCAGCGAGACCTGCCTTGAGTTGGCGACGGTCTCGACCAATGGACAATCTAATGATTCGGCCATTTCGACGCCTTGTCGAGAGGGCTCACCGAATTTCCTAGCCATCGAAGAGAATTCCTTCACAACATCAACAACGGGAAGCAACAATCACAATCGTCCACAACAGTTTCCCGTCACACTATCGCCTAAGATCCAAATAACCACCTCAGCGTCCACGTCCAATCTTCAATTTGACCCGCCGAAGATTCTGGTCAACGACCAGAACTCTATTTACACCACCTCCCCCTCTAAGCGCTCCGGCACCATTGAGGTTTTCTCGCAAAAATACAGGGTATGCTCCTTCGAAGATATGTCGCCGAATCGCAAACAGTCGAAGTATCACCTGAAGAACGCCAACCGCTTGGCTTTTCGGTCGCTGGAAGAGGAGCAGCGCATCGATAGCGCCTTCATTCCGATACAAAACCGTACAAATTCCGAAAACAGGGTAAACATCAACAATAGTGAGAAGTACAAGAAACTCACACACACTTCATTCAGCCGAATCAGCAAAACCACCAGCAGTGTGACGGTAGCCGTTGAGCCACCGCCTAATTCAACTAATGCCGCCAGCAACTCTCAACCACGGGACAGCAGGCATACCCTCTGGCGGGACAGTAAGTTCTACCGGAAGAATCGCATAGCCAAGTCTAACGATTCACTTTTGGAATCTCCGAATCACTCTCCGTCGCCGTGTCGCCTTTCCCCATCTTCGCTACGAGACAATCACTATGAGGCCTCATCGCCCCTCTCTTCGTCTTCGTCATCATCCTTCACCCGTCATGGTGGACTCAATCGGGGCAGCTCGGTCAACGAGATCTCACAGAACTGCAATGGCAGCTCGCCCCATCGTCGGTATTGCAGTTCGAAAAGTGAAGATCTGGGAGATCTGGATATGCCCACAACAATCGATGGGCGTAAATCGCATTCCGAGCGCCATCTATTCGGACTGTCAAAACTCCGACAAACAGCCATCAATACCACTATCGGCGGTGGCAGCACTGGCAATGGACACAGCATCGGCGGCGAATGTTTCTCCGAAGACGAAACCTTCCATCAAGATGACAATAAATCCTTGAAAAGCCTCAGTACATGTTCCATCAATCGTGTCActctaacaacaacaacaacgactacAAGGACCAAAAAGAAGACCACCTCAATGGCTGTTCTGCCTTCATCAGCAGGGCCAACAATAACCTGCAATGTTAGGAATTCGGTTTTCAAGAGCCTCGACCATGCCCTCAACTACATCGATTCGAATGGCGATGACGATGATGTATCGAGCTCAACGGAAGAGTCACCTAGCAGACGTCATTACAGTGACATTGCTAGAATATTTGGCTCAACGACTACATCACGTGCTACCGATGATCCACATAGTAGTAGCTGTAGTGAGGAGAAGACTCCGCTGCTGGACAGCGTTGAAATGTCACCGATAAGTCCAACCGAGCCGGATCTCAATATGTGA